In a genomic window of Paraburkholderia phenazinium:
- a CDS encoding helix-turn-helix domain-containing protein — translation MAGYPARDWQHAAQSQVMPNGCPVKRIGIVLFNGFALPDAAAVAEIFQSANAVGETTRSSLVRYEVCLLSATGGRISSSSSALLSTETIGTRHDGDHFHALFIAGGTGVHAALRDGRLVDWLRRTSPCAEVIFPIAEGRLLLDAAGLGPTAADPRRGAPRTQVLHDGLKSRPSPEIIHPLHAALAVVESDLGAGIAHNIASGIEPLLETQFTAIVCRNASVGVSEKIRSSARWLEMNGERAIKIDDVAKVVSMSSRNFLRRFKTEMGVTPSDYLLFVRLDMCCRLLAESDLPVDKVARRCGIGSGGRLSKLFRRYLGTTPTEYRLIKRRSTASA, via the coding sequence ATGGCAGGTTATCCGGCTCGCGACTGGCAGCATGCCGCGCAATCTCAGGTCATGCCGAACGGCTGCCCAGTGAAGCGCATTGGCATTGTCCTGTTTAACGGCTTCGCATTGCCCGACGCAGCCGCGGTCGCAGAGATCTTCCAGTCAGCCAATGCCGTGGGCGAGACTACCCGGAGTTCCCTGGTTCGATACGAGGTCTGCCTGTTGTCGGCCACTGGCGGCAGGATATCGAGTTCCTCGTCCGCCTTGCTCTCGACCGAGACGATCGGCACGCGTCATGATGGCGACCATTTCCACGCACTGTTCATCGCAGGCGGCACGGGTGTGCATGCCGCGCTTCGCGATGGACGCCTCGTCGACTGGCTGCGGCGCACTTCCCCCTGCGCGGAAGTGATATTTCCAATCGCCGAAGGACGCCTCCTGCTCGACGCAGCCGGGTTGGGACCGACCGCAGCCGATCCGCGTCGCGGCGCGCCACGCACTCAGGTGTTGCATGACGGACTAAAATCCCGGCCGTCTCCCGAGATTATCCATCCGCTCCATGCTGCGCTGGCGGTAGTCGAAAGCGATCTCGGCGCCGGAATCGCACACAACATCGCCAGCGGTATCGAGCCGCTGCTGGAAACGCAGTTCACGGCGATCGTTTGCCGAAACGCATCAGTCGGTGTCAGCGAGAAAATACGCAGCTCGGCACGTTGGCTCGAGATGAATGGTGAACGCGCAATCAAGATCGATGACGTCGCCAAAGTCGTCTCTATGAGTTCGCGCAACTTCCTCCGGCGCTTCAAGACGGAAATGGGCGTGACGCCCTCTGACTACCTTCTGTTCGTCCGGCTGGACATGTGCTGCCGCCTGCTTGCTGAAAGCGATCTACCGGTCGACAAGGTAGCGCGACGCTGCGGTATTGGCAGCGGCGGGCGTCTCTCGAAGCTCTTTCGCAGATATCTAGGGACCACGCCGACTGAGTATCGCTTGATCAAGCGCCGGTCGACTGCGTCAGCATAA
- the rfbC gene encoding dTDP-4-dehydrorhamnose 3,5-epimerase encodes MTIKVQHTSIRDVKLIEPHISSDARGAFFESFDQHEFDEKVARGYTFSQEYHTVSPNNVLYGLHYQIQRPQGKLIRVVSGEVLDVAVDLRRWSTTFGRWVSARLSAANCHQLWIPPGFAHGFVVLSEVAEILCKATERRIPEHERTLQWDDPDVNIAWNLDRPPLPAPGNVKGVSFSSAEVY; translated from the coding sequence ATGACCATTAAGGTTCAACACACATCGATTCGCGACGTCAAGCTGATCGAGCCACACATCTCCAGCGACGCTCGCGGCGCATTTTTCGAAAGCTTTGACCAACACGAGTTCGACGAAAAGGTGGCGCGCGGCTACACCTTCTCCCAGGAATACCACACTGTTTCGCCCAACAACGTCCTGTACGGCCTGCACTATCAGATCCAGCGCCCGCAGGGCAAACTGATCCGGGTCGTATCGGGCGAGGTGCTCGATGTCGCTGTCGACCTGCGACGTTGGTCGACCACATTTGGCCGCTGGGTCAGCGCACGGCTATCGGCAGCGAATTGCCATCAGCTTTGGATACCGCCCGGTTTTGCGCACGGTTTCGTGGTGCTATCGGAAGTCGCAGAGATTTTGTGCAAGGCCACCGAACGCCGGATTCCCGAACACGAACGGACGTTGCAGTGGGACGATCCTGACGTCAACATCGCGTGGAATCTCGACCGCCCTCCGCTTCCCGCCCCCGGGAATGTGAAAGGCGTCAGCTTCAGTTCGGCCGAAGTCTACTAA
- a CDS encoding helix-turn-helix domain-containing protein has protein sequence MANEICVARSRGDVLYDVRFYSADGGNVACSSSINVWTYACDARNAIGFDALFIVGGEGAQNAARDERVVGWLREVLPLSEVVKPIGEGRLLLEAAGVVSSGQSHSPNGWPPNPAGIADDDVHEDADRYEPAKTALMLVKRDLGIDVAREAVGRLSLNGSPIVASVLSDSSTPTRAEKVRASARWLKENCGRPISVSEAVRVAAMSERNFLRCFKQEIGVTPSEFLLRTRLEMTSRLLAETDSPIDRIAKRCGWINGDRLAKIFRKRMGLTPSEYRLRTRGSVPSDVSELKGPLTT, from the coding sequence GTGGCAAACGAGATCTGCGTTGCCCGATCGAGAGGGGATGTGCTGTATGACGTCCGTTTTTACTCGGCCGACGGGGGCAACGTGGCGTGTTCTTCATCGATCAACGTCTGGACATACGCCTGCGATGCACGAAACGCCATCGGCTTTGACGCTCTGTTTATCGTGGGCGGAGAGGGCGCGCAAAACGCGGCGCGTGACGAGCGAGTCGTGGGATGGCTCCGGGAGGTCCTGCCGTTGAGCGAGGTGGTGAAGCCGATTGGCGAGGGGCGCTTGCTGCTGGAGGCCGCAGGTGTTGTCAGTTCGGGACAGTCGCACAGCCCGAACGGCTGGCCGCCGAATCCGGCTGGGATTGCGGATGACGATGTGCACGAAGACGCCGATCGTTATGAGCCGGCCAAGACGGCGCTGATGCTGGTCAAGCGCGATCTTGGCATCGACGTTGCGCGGGAAGCCGTTGGGCGTCTCTCGCTCAATGGTTCCCCGATCGTCGCATCGGTATTGTCGGATTCGAGTACACCGACCCGGGCCGAGAAGGTGCGGGCGTCGGCGCGGTGGCTAAAAGAGAATTGTGGCCGGCCCATCTCCGTGAGCGAAGCGGTACGGGTGGCGGCGATGAGCGAGCGGAACTTCCTGCGGTGTTTCAAGCAGGAGATTGGCGTGACACCTTCGGAGTTCCTGTTGCGGACCCGTCTGGAGATGACGTCCCGGTTGCTGGCGGAGACGGATTCTCCCATCGACAGGATTGCGAAACGCTGCGGGTGGATCAACGGTGACCGGCTTGCGAAGATTTTCCGCAAACGGATGGGTCTCACGCCTTCGGAATATCGCTTGCGCACCCGTGGCTCGGTGCCCAGCGACGTCTCAGAGTTGAAAGGACCTTTGACCACGTAG
- a CDS encoding mannose-1-phosphate guanylyltransferase/mannose-6-phosphate isomerase: MRASARLVPVVLAGGAGSRLWPMSREQYPKQLIGVLGPDSLLQETVGRMKGFPSEAGVACAPIIVCGDEHRFVTAEQLRASGIDARIVVEPMRRDTAPALTLAAAVACADGEDAIVIAMPADHAIADVVAFQRAVALAMEYAQAGAIVTLGVPPTRADTGFGYIKLGADLGAGAQRIERFVEKPALELATQYLASGQYWWNSGIFVVRASVWLETIAKLQPAMRDACALAFVQGINEGQFFRPSADAFKQSPSDSIDYAVMERLGSDEELPSGVVVPLEAGWSDLGSWDAVWDALDKDGDGNVGRGRVVFEGATSSFAHSEGRLVACVGVTNVVVVETADAVLVADRSRVQDVKGLVSRIRAQQAPEAETHRKVRRPWGSYDLIDHGDRFQVKRIVVQPGGRLSLQLHHHRAEHWIVVSGTARVTCGEEQFLLCENQSTFIPLGVRHRLENPGKLPLELIEVQSGSYLDEDDILRFDDTYGRA, from the coding sequence TTGAGGGCGTCAGCGCGTCTCGTGCCGGTCGTTCTGGCCGGTGGAGCCGGTTCGCGCTTGTGGCCGATGTCGCGCGAGCAATATCCGAAGCAACTGATTGGCGTGCTTGGCCCCGACTCGTTGCTGCAGGAAACCGTTGGGCGCATGAAGGGCTTCCCTTCCGAGGCGGGTGTGGCATGCGCGCCGATCATCGTGTGCGGGGACGAACACCGGTTCGTGACGGCGGAACAGCTTCGCGCAAGCGGCATCGATGCGCGCATCGTAGTCGAGCCGATGCGGCGCGACACCGCACCGGCGTTGACGCTCGCTGCTGCAGTGGCATGTGCGGACGGTGAGGACGCGATTGTGATTGCGATGCCGGCAGATCACGCAATTGCCGACGTCGTTGCGTTTCAGCGGGCTGTTGCGCTTGCCATGGAGTACGCGCAAGCCGGCGCGATTGTCACGCTTGGCGTGCCGCCGACGCGGGCTGATACCGGCTTTGGTTATATCAAGCTGGGTGCTGATCTCGGCGCAGGTGCTCAGCGGATTGAGCGCTTTGTGGAGAAACCCGCATTGGAGCTTGCTACGCAGTACCTCGCGTCGGGACAGTACTGGTGGAACAGCGGGATTTTTGTGGTGCGAGCAAGCGTATGGCTCGAGACCATTGCCAAGCTGCAACCGGCGATGCGTGACGCGTGCGCGTTGGCGTTCGTGCAGGGGATAAACGAAGGTCAATTTTTTCGACCGAGCGCCGACGCCTTCAAACAGTCGCCGTCCGACTCGATCGACTACGCGGTTATGGAACGACTCGGATCGGATGAGGAACTGCCGTCGGGTGTGGTCGTGCCGCTCGAAGCAGGCTGGTCGGATCTTGGTTCATGGGATGCCGTGTGGGATGCGCTGGACAAGGATGGGGATGGCAATGTCGGACGCGGCCGTGTGGTGTTCGAAGGGGCGACGTCGAGTTTCGCGCATTCGGAAGGGCGGCTGGTTGCGTGTGTGGGGGTGACTAATGTCGTGGTGGTGGAGACAGCTGACGCGGTACTGGTAGCTGATCGCTCACGCGTGCAGGACGTGAAAGGCCTGGTGTCGCGAATTCGCGCCCAGCAGGCGCCAGAAGCTGAAACGCACCGTAAGGTGCGTCGCCCTTGGGGCTCATACGACTTGATCGATCACGGCGACCGCTTTCAGGTTAAGCGGATCGTTGTGCAGCCGGGCGGTCGCCTCTCGCTGCAACTGCATCACCATCGCGCCGAACACTGGATTGTGGTGAGCGGCACGGCGCGCGTCACCTGTGGCGAAGAGCAGTTTTTGCTGTGCGAGAACCAGTCCACCTTCATTCCGCTGGGCGTGCGTCATCGCCTCGAAAACCCGGGCAAGTTGCCGCTCGAACTGATCGAAGTTCAGTCGGGATCCTATCTCGACGAAGACGACATCCTGCGCTTTGACGACACATACGGGCGTGCCTGA
- a CDS encoding undecaprenyl-phosphate glucose phosphotransferase, which yields MPGLQGLIARLVDVALIVAGAMLAAHVRYEDFGQNRLDAAFITFSAAFALATFPVFGLYDSWRGRSMVSLVGKLALAWIVVQLCGLALMFCVHRTDFISRLWFAYWTGITGSALIALRVTTYSVLREVRQAGMNLRHVVVVGHGKHCEDVLRKINASPSDGFLISEVFDSRRICGSVEGGDGQQDDLNALLQYVRANDVQEVWLAMPLTEESIILRVVNGFRNELVNVRFIPDVQSVALFDSGMIDLIGAPAINLMASPLPPHALVKKDIFDRVFAAVALLALAPAMIVIAVAVKLSSRGPVFFKQYRKGADGRVFQIYKFRSMRSHMEKAGVVTQATKGDPRVTSVGRFLRRTSLDELPQFINVLRGEMSVVGPRPHAIEHDEIYQEVVNGYIHRYRIKPGITGWAQVNGFRGETDRLEKMEKRVEHDLYYLRNWSFVLDMRIVLATVAKGLVGSNVY from the coding sequence ATGCCTGGCTTACAAGGTTTGATCGCTCGGCTAGTGGATGTCGCCCTCATCGTCGCCGGCGCCATGCTGGCGGCGCACGTACGGTACGAAGATTTCGGGCAGAACCGGCTGGATGCCGCTTTCATCACGTTTTCGGCGGCCTTTGCACTCGCGACGTTCCCGGTATTCGGGTTGTACGACTCGTGGCGCGGACGTTCCATGGTGAGCCTCGTGGGCAAGCTGGCGCTCGCCTGGATTGTCGTGCAGCTTTGCGGCCTTGCGCTGATGTTCTGCGTACACCGCACCGATTTCATCTCGCGCCTATGGTTCGCGTACTGGACGGGCATCACAGGTAGCGCGCTGATCGCCTTGCGGGTGACGACGTACAGCGTGCTACGCGAAGTACGCCAGGCGGGGATGAATTTACGCCACGTGGTAGTGGTGGGACACGGTAAGCATTGCGAGGACGTGTTGCGCAAGATCAACGCTTCGCCCTCCGATGGTTTCCTCATTTCGGAGGTGTTCGACTCGCGCAGGATTTGCGGAAGCGTGGAGGGAGGCGACGGTCAACAGGACGACCTGAACGCACTGCTGCAATACGTGCGCGCCAACGATGTGCAGGAGGTGTGGCTGGCTATGCCACTCACCGAGGAATCAATAATCCTGCGCGTCGTGAACGGATTCCGCAACGAACTGGTCAACGTGCGCTTCATTCCGGATGTGCAGAGCGTGGCGCTATTCGACAGCGGCATGATCGATCTGATCGGGGCGCCTGCCATTAACCTGATGGCGTCGCCGTTACCGCCGCACGCACTGGTGAAGAAAGACATCTTCGATCGTGTCTTTGCCGCTGTGGCCTTGCTTGCCCTGGCTCCGGCGATGATCGTCATAGCGGTCGCAGTGAAGCTCTCGTCGCGTGGGCCGGTGTTTTTCAAGCAGTACCGCAAGGGTGCGGATGGTCGCGTCTTCCAGATCTACAAGTTCCGCTCGATGCGCTCGCATATGGAAAAGGCGGGTGTAGTTACACAGGCGACCAAGGGCGATCCACGTGTGACCAGCGTCGGCCGGTTCCTGCGGCGCACGAGTCTCGACGAACTTCCGCAGTTCATCAATGTGCTGCGCGGTGAAATGTCGGTCGTAGGGCCGCGTCCGCATGCGATCGAGCACGACGAAATTTATCAGGAAGTGGTGAATGGATACATTCATCGCTATCGCATCAAGCCGGGCATCACCGGTTGGGCACAGGTCAACGGCTTCCGTGGCGAAACCGATCGACTTGAGAAGATGGAGAAGCGGGTTGAACACGACTTGTATTACCTGCGGAACTGGTCATTTGTGCTCGACATGCGGATTGTGCTTGCGACCGTAGCGAAAGGGCTGGTCGGCAGTAACGTGTACTGA
- a CDS encoding polysaccharide biosynthesis/export family protein yields MNYAEVVLVTVPGKCREKIKRANRAYRLRALALLASCAALSACSVAPGMRMQTPASIPVSAGSGKNPPERADVPITEITIDLIKQLRNQATIPSVSADAGLFATPTPYLIGPGDVLQITVWDHPELVEAQGPQVSTPSSRAYDPAPGHIVDQNGDLQFPYVGKIHVASLQPDDVQKKLTAALAQVFRDPQVTVSVASFRSKQVYVDGEVRVPGSVPVNDVPMTLYEAVSRAGGFSATADQSHMVLVRGANSYRIDLSAMIARGENPSRIMLRNGDLLRVLPRDQNGVYVMGEVNKPLTALPMRDGSLSLSDAISQAGSINSNTADAAQMYVIRGALNAEPHVFHLDARSPVSMVLANQFQLQPNDVVYVDGNGLVRLNRVLSLLLPAVNAGLTAAVLTK; encoded by the coding sequence ATGAATTACGCGGAAGTTGTTCTAGTGACGGTACCAGGAAAGTGCCGCGAGAAGATCAAGCGCGCCAATCGGGCCTATCGCCTGCGAGCATTAGCACTGCTGGCATCGTGCGCTGCGTTGTCGGCCTGTTCGGTTGCACCCGGCATGCGGATGCAAACGCCGGCGTCGATCCCGGTTAGTGCCGGAAGCGGTAAGAATCCGCCGGAGCGGGCTGACGTGCCCATCACGGAAATCACGATCGATCTGATCAAGCAGCTAAGAAATCAGGCGACGATTCCCTCCGTCTCCGCGGACGCCGGCCTCTTCGCAACACCGACACCGTACCTGATTGGTCCTGGCGACGTGTTGCAGATCACGGTCTGGGACCACCCGGAACTGGTGGAGGCCCAGGGGCCGCAGGTTTCGACGCCAAGCTCGCGGGCGTACGACCCCGCACCGGGGCATATCGTGGATCAAAACGGTGATCTTCAGTTTCCCTATGTTGGAAAGATACACGTTGCTTCCCTTCAGCCTGATGACGTGCAGAAGAAGTTGACCGCCGCGCTTGCGCAAGTGTTTCGCGATCCGCAGGTGACGGTCAGTGTGGCGTCGTTTCGCTCCAAGCAGGTGTATGTAGACGGCGAAGTGCGCGTGCCCGGTTCGGTTCCGGTAAATGACGTGCCCATGACGCTGTACGAGGCGGTCAGTCGTGCAGGCGGCTTTAGTGCGACTGCGGATCAGAGCCACATGGTGCTCGTGCGGGGTGCGAATTCGTACCGCATCGATCTCTCGGCGATGATTGCACGCGGTGAGAATCCGTCTCGCATCATGTTGCGCAATGGAGACTTGCTGCGTGTACTGCCTCGCGATCAGAACGGCGTCTATGTGATGGGTGAGGTGAATAAGCCGCTGACCGCCCTTCCCATGCGAGACGGCTCGCTCTCGCTCAGCGACGCCATTTCGCAAGCGGGCAGTATCAACTCGAATACGGCCGACGCCGCTCAGATGTATGTCATTCGTGGAGCCTTGAACGCGGAGCCGCACGTATTTCATCTTGATGCACGCTCACCGGTTTCGATGGTGCTCGCCAATCAGTTTCAGCTTCAACCGAACGATGTCGTCTACGTCGACGGCAACGGCCTGGTGCGGCTGAATCGCGTGTTGAGTCTGTTGTTGCCCGCAGTCAATGCTGGCCTGACAGCCGCCGTGCTGACCAAGTAA
- the gmd gene encoding GDP-mannose 4,6-dehydratase encodes MTRKVALITGVTGQDGSYLAELLLDKGYEVHGIKRRASLFNTDRIDHLYQDPHVSDRRFVLHHGDLTDSTSIVRVIQRVQPDEIYNLAAQSHVAVSFEEPEYTANADGIGALRILEAIRILSLEKKTRFYQASTSELYGLVQEIPQRETTPFYPRSPYAVAKLYAYWITVNYREAYGMYACNGILFNHESPVRGETFVTRKITRALSRIAVGLQDCLYLGNLSALRDWGHARDYVEMQWLMLQQEQAEDFVIATGVQHSVRTFVERAAMELGIVLRFERSGVDEIAVVEAVQKPEVKVKPGDVIVRVDPRYFRPTEVETLLGDATNAKTKLGWTPKISFESLVKEMVQGDYQAAKRDALVKLAGFATFAYNE; translated from the coding sequence ATGACACGTAAAGTTGCGTTGATTACCGGTGTGACGGGGCAGGATGGATCGTACCTGGCGGAATTGCTGTTGGACAAGGGATACGAAGTGCACGGCATCAAGCGTCGTGCCTCGTTGTTCAATACCGATCGAATCGATCACCTTTACCAGGACCCGCATGTATCGGACCGCCGGTTCGTCTTGCATCACGGCGATCTTACGGATTCGACGAGTATCGTGCGCGTTATTCAGCGAGTGCAGCCGGACGAGATCTATAACCTCGCGGCACAGAGTCACGTCGCGGTTTCGTTCGAGGAACCCGAGTACACGGCGAACGCAGACGGGATTGGCGCGTTACGTATCCTCGAGGCAATTCGCATCCTGTCGCTTGAGAAGAAGACCCGGTTCTATCAGGCATCGACATCCGAGCTGTATGGTCTCGTCCAGGAAATCCCGCAACGGGAGACCACCCCATTTTATCCGCGTAGCCCGTACGCGGTGGCGAAGCTCTACGCGTACTGGATTACCGTCAACTATCGGGAAGCCTATGGCATGTACGCCTGCAACGGGATACTTTTCAATCACGAGTCACCGGTACGTGGGGAGACGTTTGTCACACGAAAAATCACACGTGCGCTCTCGCGAATTGCCGTTGGCTTGCAAGACTGTCTGTACCTCGGAAATCTCTCGGCCCTTCGAGACTGGGGCCACGCGCGCGATTACGTCGAGATGCAATGGCTGATGCTCCAGCAAGAGCAGGCGGAAGACTTCGTCATTGCGACGGGGGTTCAACACAGCGTCCGGACGTTCGTCGAGCGCGCCGCGATGGAGCTCGGCATCGTCCTGCGTTTCGAACGTTCAGGCGTCGACGAGATCGCGGTCGTGGAGGCGGTTCAGAAACCCGAGGTCAAGGTCAAGCCGGGTGACGTGATTGTGCGTGTCGACCCACGCTATTTTCGTCCGACTGAGGTCGAAACCTTGCTGGGCGACGCCACGAATGCGAAGACGAAGCTGGGATGGACCCCGAAAATCTCGTTCGAGAGCCTGGTTAAGGAAATGGTGCAGGGAGACTACCAGGCGGCAAAACGCGATGCCCTGGTCAAGCTCGCAGGCTTCGCGACCTTTGCGTACAACGAGTAA
- a CDS encoding GDP-L-fucose synthase family protein: MSKEIRTFVAGHNGMVGRAVVRHLAALEFCTVVTRKRDELDLTDKHAVESFFQSEDIDHVYLAAAKVGGIKANSVYPAEFIYDNLMIEANVIDQAYRAGVERLMFFGSSCIYPKFADQPISERALLSGYLEPTNEPYAIAKIAGLKLCESYNRQYGTDFRSVMPTNLYGPDDNYHPENSHVVPALIRRMHEAKVRGQASVMVWGSGTPRRELLYVDDLAFAAVKIMQIASEEWKQECEASTSHINIGTGIDLSIADLARSIARVVGYEGEIRFDPSKPDGTPRKLLDVRRLHAHGIRATTELEDGLAVAYADFCERHGEQVSA; the protein is encoded by the coding sequence ATGAGCAAAGAAATCAGGACCTTTGTGGCCGGCCATAACGGTATGGTAGGGCGCGCCGTTGTTCGACACCTGGCAGCGCTGGAGTTCTGTACCGTTGTCACTCGCAAACGGGACGAACTCGATTTGACCGATAAGCATGCCGTCGAATCTTTCTTCCAAAGCGAGGATATCGATCATGTGTATCTCGCCGCAGCGAAGGTTGGGGGCATCAAGGCCAATTCGGTCTATCCCGCCGAGTTCATTTACGACAACCTGATGATCGAAGCGAATGTGATCGACCAGGCATATCGTGCGGGTGTGGAAAGGCTCATGTTCTTCGGTTCGTCATGTATCTACCCGAAATTTGCCGACCAGCCGATTTCGGAGCGTGCGCTTCTGTCGGGCTATCTGGAGCCGACCAACGAGCCCTACGCGATCGCAAAGATTGCGGGGCTGAAACTCTGCGAGAGCTATAACCGGCAGTACGGAACGGATTTCCGTAGCGTAATGCCGACCAATCTCTACGGCCCCGACGACAACTACCATCCGGAGAATAGTCACGTTGTGCCGGCCTTGATACGCAGAATGCACGAGGCCAAAGTGCGGGGCCAGGCGTCGGTGATGGTTTGGGGAAGTGGAACGCCTCGCAGAGAACTGCTGTATGTGGACGATCTGGCATTCGCGGCCGTCAAGATCATGCAGATTGCGTCCGAGGAATGGAAACAGGAGTGCGAAGCGTCGACATCGCACATAAACATTGGGACGGGCATCGATTTGTCGATCGCAGATCTGGCCCGGAGCATTGCCAGGGTAGTGGGATACGAGGGTGAAATCCGCTTTGACCCGTCGAAGCCGGACGGTACGCCCCGCAAGCTGCTGGATGTGCGGCGCTTGCATGCGCACGGAATCAGGGCGACGACAGAGCTTGAGGATGGCCTGGCTGTCGCATACGCGGATTTCTGTGAGCGACACGGAGAGCAGGTATCTGCGTAA
- a CDS encoding low molecular weight protein-tyrosine-phosphatase yields MIRSILTICIGNICRSPMAEALLASELPNCVVQSAGVGALVGQQADPLARELMQMKGLDIEHHRARQLLRSHCMSADLLLVMDLEQKRYVERFSPWSRGRIFRLGEFDNFDVRDPFGRGRAEFVIALDSIEQGVRAWAAKIATSNGWNKESETRKPLCHE; encoded by the coding sequence ATGATTCGTTCCATTTTGACTATTTGCATCGGAAACATATGCCGTAGCCCGATGGCCGAAGCGTTGCTAGCGAGCGAATTGCCGAATTGCGTTGTGCAGTCAGCGGGTGTAGGTGCTTTGGTGGGGCAGCAGGCCGATCCTCTCGCGCGCGAGTTGATGCAGATGAAAGGGCTGGATATCGAACATCATCGGGCGAGGCAATTGTTGAGGTCGCATTGCATGAGCGCGGATCTTCTGCTTGTGATGGACCTTGAGCAAAAGCGTTACGTGGAAAGATTCAGTCCGTGGTCGAGAGGGCGAATATTTCGTTTGGGTGAGTTTGATAATTTTGACGTCCGCGACCCCTTTGGAAGGGGGCGTGCGGAATTCGTCATCGCGCTGGATTCAATCGAACAGGGCGTGCGAGCTTGGGCGGCCAAGATTGCAACTTCCAATGGATGGAATAAAGAGTCGGAAACGAGAAAGCCTCTTTGTCACGAGTAG